The following coding sequences lie in one Fusarium poae strain DAOMC 252244 chromosome 1, whole genome shotgun sequence genomic window:
- a CDS encoding hypothetical protein (CAZy:AA7) — protein sequence MSSFAAAPYRHVMMPFDPAKDAQTHGNSALTKLTDAIPNLKIYTRSSPHYETLRGVYNKLITAQPLAICRPTSVDQVQAIVKAVSGLDVPLGVRGGGHDVFGRGCVADSVTIDMRELDTQELTQDKKTVRVGGGIISKNLVGFLGSHNLCTSNGFAGEAGWTSWASWGGYGPLGDYVGLGVDNIIDAKIVTASGDLVHATGDSELLWAVRGGGGNFGVIAETNVRVYPMSTIEAGFIVYPWSETADVLLRLQALLDFGVPDKLCLQAGFSKGEWGLGMAVTYIWPEAESIGPESEKWLQKLKNLGTCIVNTVQETTFEAFQRSISSAISNPVNVTSRHISISKFTNDTLRQLIDACESMPVEADCSITCTILHGKAAQPNALSAFGTRRPHIMFHINAVTEDAVHEHVAISWADHLVDGIEATGDSIGSTYVSFIESEKDPKGCYGENWDRLKAVKKEVDPDDVFRFVHGRIPVD from the exons ATGTCTTCTTTCGCCGCTGCGCCGTATCGGCACGTCATGATGCCATTCGACCCAGCCAAAGATGCTCAGACTCACGGCAACTCGGCACTTACTAAGCTGACGGATGCCATCCCAAACCTTAAGATCTACACGCGCTCATCTCCTCACTATGAGACCCTTCGTGGGGTCTACAACAAGCTCATCACAGCTCAACCCCTTGCCATCTGTCGACCCACTTCGGTCGACCAAGTCCAGGCCATCGTAAAAGCTGTCTCGGGGTTGGATGTACCGCTCGGGGTTCGTGGCGGAGGCCATGATGTCTTTGGCCGAGGCTGCGTTGCCGACTCTGTCACCATCGACATGAGAGAGTTGGACACGCAGGAGCTTACCCAAGATAAGAAGACAGTACGTGTCGGTGGTGGCATCATCAGCAAAAACCTTGTTGGCTTTCTGGGGTCGCACAACCTTTGCACCTCAAACGGCTTTGCGGGTGAAGCTGGATGGACGTCTTGGGCGTCTTGGGGAGGGTACGGCCCATTGGGTGATTATGTTGGACTAGGCGTAGATAACATTATCGACGCCAAGATCGTCACAGCTAGCGGCGATCTCGTTCACGCAACAGGGGACTCGGAGCTGCTATGGGCTGTACGTGGTGGAGGTGGTAACTTTGGTGTCATTGCCGAGACTAATGTGCGGGTTTATCCAATGTCCACAATCGAGGCTGGCTTTATCGTGTACCCTTGGTCAGAAACTGCAGACGTGTTGCTGCGTTTACAGGCCCTTCTAGACTTTGGGGTCCCCGACAAACTTTGTTTACAGGCAGGGTTTAGTAAGGGAGAATGGGGTCTTGGCATGGCTGTGACCTACATCTGGCCTGAAGCAGAGTCAATTGGGCCTGAGAGTGAGAAGTGGCTACAGAAGCTGAAGAATCTCGGCACGTGTATTGTCAATACTGTCCAAGAAA CGACATTTGAGGCTTTCCAGCGCAGCATTTCCAGCGCTATCAGCAACCCTGTCAATGTGACATCTCGGCACATCAGTATCTCCAAGTTCACCAACGACACACTGAGACAATTGATCGACGCTTGTGAGTCGATGCCTGTTGAGGCTGATTGCTCCATCACCTGCACGATCTTGCACGGAAAGGCggcccagccaaatgcgttATCGGCTTTTGGCACCCGGCGCCCGCATATCATGTTCCATATCAACGCCGTCACTGAGGATGCGGTGCATGAACATGTCGCTATCTCATGGGCGGATCATTTAGTTGACGGTATTGAAGCGACGGGAGATAGTATTGGATCCACATACGTCAGTTTCATCGAGTCGGAGAAAGACCCCAAGGGTTGTTACGGGGAGAATTGGGATCGGCTAAAGGCTGTCAAGAAAGAGGTTGACCCCGATGATGTTTTTAGATTCGTGCATGGCCGTATCCCAGTCGACTGA
- the AURR1 gene encoding Aurofusarin biosynthesis regulatory protein aurR1 has product MSSTDPLLRRVENYRESCDNCAKSKVRCGKEQPWCQRCERRGQVCSYSPSQRSRKRTIDTTHPEGDQRNGTPPFTAISSAASVAAVSNGFSTLLGHADGWGTCPDLVELLTSGSSSESLTPDNANLVWLSDMESMAGDSSVGKSLERMDAFAYPKGHAAGALSAAGMGSGSGAGTDSMGRRSTCSVTDRQHCEADLISALAKPDLPSLSCWGTPKDSQNLGTILTASRATLKCVTTAMSCTCTPNDNVALLATAVLLRILSWYHIVLKNCHGPNDGSATVDDHNSPTPSNDGKETERSLSRDTDVSQERIEQSSLIMPPMTIGAYELDSENRERMIGHIMLSELSKMGNILGDFSKKFCDPQSTTLGNDNRSQLFLALEMLIRNKHMATVLDVRKKLEVK; this is encoded by the coding sequence ATGAGTTCCACAGACCCCCTTCTCCGCAGGGTAGAGAACTACCGCGAGAGTTGCGACAACTGTGCCAAATCAAAAGTTCGTTGTGGCAAGGAACAACCTTGGTGCCAGAGATGCGAGCGGCGTGGTCAAGTTTGTAGCTATAGCCCTTCTCAGCGATCCAGAAAGAGGACGATAGATACTACGCACCCTGAAGGTGACCAAAGGAATGGTACTCCGCCGTTTACTGCAATCAGCAGTGCTGCATCTGTAGCTGCAGTGAGCAATGGCTTCAGTACCTTGCTTGGCCATGCTGACGGCTGGGGCACTTGTCCCGACCTTGTCGAGCTGTTAACCAGTGGAAGTAGCTCTGAGTCTCTAACACCTGACAATGCCAATCTGGTGTGGCTGTCGGACATGGAGTCAATGGCTGGTGATAGCAGTGTCGGCAAGAGTTTAGAAAGAATGGATGCTTTCGCATATCCAAAGGGCCATGCCGCAGGTGCCTTATCAGCAGCAGGGATGGGCAGCGGTAGTGGAGCTGGTACCGACAGCATGGGACGAAGATCAACGTGCTCCGTTACCGACAGACAGCACTGCGAGGCTGATCTTATATCCGCATTGGCAAAACCCGACCTGCCTTCCCTGTCATGCTGGGGTACCCCTAAAGATTCCCAGAATCTCGGAACCATCCTCACTGCGAGCCGTGCAACACTCAAGTGCGTGACAACTGCCATGTCATGCACATGCACCCCAAACGACAACGTCGCATTGTTGGCCACAGCCGTGCTGTTGCGTATTTTATCCTGGTACCATATCGTTCTGAAAAACTGCCACGGTCCCAATGATGGCAGTGCAACAGTCGACGATCACAACAGCCCTACTCCGTCCAATGATGGAAAAGAAACAGAGAGGTCATTGTCACGGGACACAGATGTGTCACAAGAGAGAATCGAACAATCAAGCCTCATTATGCCACCGATGACTATTGGAGCATATGAGCTAGATTCTGAGAACAGAGAGCGCATGATTGGACATATCATGCTCAGCGAGTTAAGTAAGATGGGAAACATACTAGGCGATTTCTCAAAGAAATTCTGTGATCCTCAGTCTACCACGTTGGGCAACGATAATAGGAGCCAGCTGTTTCTCGCTTTGGAAATGTTGATTCGGAATAAACATATGGCAACTGTTCTGGATGTACGAAAGAAACTTGAGGTCAAGTAG